One segment of Cetobacterium sp. ZOR0034 DNA contains the following:
- a CDS encoding zinc ribbon domain-containing protein, which yields MNLEYRCLKCGSDKYIVKTAVIPEKSPGLKIEIGTYYIKTCVECGYTEFYSAKIVDKEFAKNKKAKKYAKATP from the coding sequence ATGAACTTGGAATATAGATGTCTAAAATGTGGTAGTGATAAATATATAGTTAAAACAGCTGTGATACCAGAAAAAAGTCCAGGGTTAAAAATAGAGATAGGAACTTATTATATAAAAACATGTGTGGAGTGTGGTTACACAGAGTTTTATTCAGCGAAGATAGTTGATAAAGAGTTCGCAAAAAATAAAAAGGCAAAAAAATATGCTAAAGCAACTCCTTAG
- the gpmI gene encoding 2,3-bisphosphoglycerate-independent phosphoglycerate mutase → MAKKPLMLMVLDGWGYNPHSEEKNAIATAKPENFERLFNSYPHTLIKASGEAVGLPEGQMGNSEVGHLNLGAGRVIYQPLVEISKEIRDGEFYDKAKVVEAFNYAKENDKSIHFMGLLSDGGVHSHINHLFGLLEMAKKTGLTKVYIHAFMDGRDTAPTSGLEFMKALVAKTEELGVGTIASISGRYLSMDRDTNWDRTEKAYDAIVGKLPVTNKTAIEVIEESYAANITDEFIAPALLSADGIVKKGDVIVNFNYRPDRARQITRAFVDKEFVGFEREALEPKFYCMRQYASTIDAEVIYEDKDIVNTLGEVISANKLAQLRTAETEKYAHVTFFFNGGKETEFNGEERILVASPKVATYDLQPEMSAPELTSKVLEALNSDKFDVIIMNFANPDMVGHTGVFDAAVKAIQAVDKGVGAIVNKVLELDGTVLITADHGNAEKMEDPTTHQPFTAHTTYEVPFIYVSNHFKGELNHGKLADVAPTMLEILNIEKPAEMNGVSLIKK, encoded by the coding sequence ATGGCTAAAAAACCTTTAATGTTAATGGTTCTTGATGGATGGGGATACAATCCACACTCTGAAGAGAAAAATGCTATCGCAACAGCAAAACCAGAAAATTTCGAAAGACTATTTAATAGTTATCCACATACATTAATAAAAGCTTCAGGAGAAGCTGTAGGATTACCAGAAGGACAAATGGGGAACTCAGAAGTAGGGCACTTAAATTTAGGTGCTGGAAGAGTAATCTATCAACCACTTGTAGAGATTTCAAAAGAGATCAGAGATGGTGAGTTTTACGATAAAGCTAAAGTTGTAGAAGCGTTCAACTATGCTAAAGAAAATGATAAGAGCATCCACTTCATGGGACTTTTATCTGATGGAGGAGTTCACTCTCACATCAATCATTTATTCGGTTTATTAGAAATGGCTAAAAAAACTGGATTAACTAAAGTTTATATTCATGCGTTCATGGATGGAAGAGATACAGCTCCAACATCTGGATTAGAGTTCATGAAAGCTTTAGTTGCTAAAACTGAAGAGTTAGGTGTAGGAACAATAGCTTCAATCTCTGGAAGATACTTATCTATGGATAGAGATACAAACTGGGATAGAACAGAAAAAGCTTATGATGCAATCGTAGGAAAGTTACCTGTAACAAATAAAACAGCTATAGAAGTTATTGAAGAGTCTTATGCTGCAAATATTACAGATGAGTTTATAGCGCCAGCTTTATTATCAGCAGATGGAATAGTAAAAAAAGGCGATGTAATTGTTAACTTTAACTATAGACCAGATAGAGCTAGACAAATAACTAGAGCTTTTGTTGATAAAGAGTTTGTAGGATTTGAAAGAGAAGCTTTAGAGCCTAAATTCTACTGCATGAGACAATATGCAAGTACTATAGATGCTGAAGTTATCTATGAAGATAAAGATATCGTTAATACGTTAGGAGAAGTTATTTCTGCTAATAAATTAGCTCAATTAAGAACAGCTGAGACAGAAAAGTATGCTCATGTTACATTCTTCTTTAATGGAGGAAAAGAAACTGAGTTCAATGGTGAAGAAAGAATACTTGTAGCTTCTCCAAAAGTTGCTACGTATGATTTACAACCAGAGATGTCAGCTCCAGAATTAACATCTAAAGTTTTAGAGGCTTTAAACTCTGATAAGTTTGATGTTATTATAATGAACTTTGCTAACCCAGATATGGTTGGACATACAGGTGTATTTGATGCAGCTGTAAAAGCTATTCAAGCTGTAGACAAGGGAGTAGGAGCTATCGTAAATAAAGTTCTTGAGTTAGATGGAACTGTGTTAATTACAGCTGACCATGGAAATGCTGAGAAGATGGAAGATCCAACAACTCATCAACCATTTACAGCTCACACAACTTATGAAGTACCATTTATCTACGTTTCGAATCACTTTAAAGGTGAGTTAAACCACGGTAAACTAGCTGACGTAGCACCTACGATGTTAGAAATCTTAAATATTGAGAAACCTGCTGAAATGAACGGTGTTTCTTTAATAAAAAAATAA
- a CDS encoding ribonuclease HII: MEKNMENKNMMYFFDLENGNIIGVDEAGRGPLAGPVVAAAAKLKKYDERLEKINDSKKLTEKMRDQLFDVVMENFEIGVGVADVAEIDELNILNATFLAMRRAISNLNKEVDFDKVLVDGNHKIREYLGEQDPVIKGDSKSLSIAAASIIAKVTRDRMMIDIAEKYPEYQFQKHKGYGTVVHRGVILDKGPIEGVHRKSFLKKILGE, translated from the coding sequence ATGGAGAAAAATATGGAAAACAAAAATATGATGTACTTTTTTGATCTTGAAAATGGTAATATTATAGGTGTTGATGAAGCTGGAAGAGGACCACTTGCGGGACCTGTTGTTGCAGCAGCAGCAAAATTAAAAAAATACGATGAAAGATTAGAAAAAATAAATGATTCAAAAAAATTGACAGAAAAAATGAGAGATCAACTATTTGATGTAGTTATGGAAAACTTTGAAATTGGAGTTGGTGTAGCTGATGTTGCCGAGATAGATGAATTGAATATTTTAAATGCAACGTTTTTAGCTATGAGAAGAGCAATATCTAATTTAAATAAAGAAGTAGATTTTGATAAAGTTTTAGTTGATGGAAATCACAAAATAAGAGAGTATTTAGGAGAGCAAGATCCCGTTATAAAAGGGGATTCTAAAAGTCTATCGATAGCAGCAGCGTCTATAATAGCTAAAGTTACAAGAGATAGAATGATGATTGATATAGCTGAGAAATATCCTGAGTATCAATTCCAAAAACATAAAGGTTATGGTACTGTTGTACATAGAGGTGTAATATTAGATAAAGGACCTATAGAGGGAGTTCATAGAAAAAGTTTCTTAAAGAAAATTTTAGGAGAGTAG
- a CDS encoding ComF family protein → MSSLKQMGNLYYLYYYTDVKKMIFDFKFKNRKDIAKDLSVFVKEAVENILEKEKIDMIISIPINKKRFLERGYNQVDELLKSSEIDFVKIERIKNTKYMYKIKGNLKREENVKKAFKIEGDYFEKTILIVDDIVTTGATLKELERELKERHKVKKVIFFTLAAVREYFK, encoded by the coding sequence ATGAGTAGTTTAAAACAAATGGGAAATCTTTACTATTTGTATTACTATACAGATGTAAAAAAGATGATTTTTGATTTCAAATTTAAAAATAGGAAAGATATAGCAAAAGATTTAAGTGTATTTGTAAAAGAGGCAGTAGAAAATATACTAGAAAAAGAAAAAATAGATATGATAATATCCATCCCGATAAATAAAAAAAGATTTTTAGAAAGAGGATACAATCAGGTAGATGAATTGCTAAAATCTTCAGAGATTGATTTTGTTAAAATAGAAAGAATAAAAAATACTAAGTATATGTATAAGATTAAAGGTAATCTTAAAAGAGAAGAAAATGTTAAAAAAGCCTTTAAAATTGAGGGGGATTATTTCGAAAAAACAATTTTAATTGTCGATGATATTGTTACTACAGGAGCTACTTTAAAAGAGTTAGAACGAGAATTAAAAGAGCGACACAAAGTAAAGAAAGTTATTTTTTTTACTTTAGCAGCAGTTAGGGAATACTTTAAATAA
- the tpiA gene encoding triose-phosphate isomerase: MRKTIIAGNWKMNKTVAETKATLTELKELTNGVEGVEIVIGAPFTALESAVKTVEGSNVAIAAQNMHTKDSGAYTGEISPVMLKEIGVKYVILGHSERREYFHESNAFINEKVKAALAHDLIPILCIGEKLEERESGKTAEVNEKQVREGMAGLTAEEAVKVVVAYEPVWAIGTGKTATPEMAEETHKEIRDVLVAMFGAEAAAEITIQYGGSMNAKNAAELLAMENIDGGLVGGASLDAPTFIQVIKAGAR; the protein is encoded by the coding sequence ATGAGAAAAACTATAATTGCAGGAAACTGGAAAATGAATAAAACTGTAGCGGAAACAAAAGCTACATTAACTGAGTTAAAAGAGTTAACAAATGGTGTAGAGGGAGTAGAAATCGTAATAGGTGCTCCATTCACAGCTTTAGAATCAGCAGTGAAGACAGTTGAAGGATCAAATGTTGCAATAGCTGCACAAAACATGCATACAAAAGATTCAGGAGCATATACAGGAGAAATCTCTCCAGTTATGTTAAAAGAGATTGGGGTAAAGTATGTAATCTTAGGACATTCAGAAAGAAGAGAATACTTCCACGAATCTAATGCTTTCATTAACGAAAAAGTAAAAGCAGCTTTAGCTCACGATTTAATTCCAATTCTTTGTATCGGAGAAAAATTAGAAGAAAGAGAATCAGGAAAAACTGCTGAAGTAAACGAAAAGCAAGTAAGAGAAGGAATGGCAGGTTTAACAGCTGAAGAGGCAGTTAAAGTTGTAGTTGCTTACGAGCCAGTATGGGCTATCGGAACAGGAAAAACAGCTACTCCAGAGATGGCTGAAGAAACTCATAAAGAGATTAGAGATGTTTTAGTAGCTATGTTTGGTGCTGAGGCAGCAGCAGAAATTACAATCCAATACGGAGGGTCAATGAATGCTAAGAACGCAGCTGAATTATTAGCTATGGAGAATATAGATGGAGGACTTGTTGGAGGAGCTTCTTTAGATGCACCAACATTTATTCAAGTTATAAAAGCAGGAGCAAGATAA
- a CDS encoding YraN family protein — protein sequence MNKRSKGREYEIRAKEYLEDLDIKILEMNYEGFFGEIDIVGYDGTTLVFFEVKYRKNNLFGMPQEAIDKKKIKKIYLTAKEFIRKNRLDSEKIRFDAIIFFKDDVEWLKNIFWGDELGI from the coding sequence ATGAATAAAAGAAGCAAGGGAAGAGAGTATGAAATTAGAGCTAAAGAGTATTTAGAGGATCTAGACATTAAAATTTTAGAGATGAATTATGAAGGCTTTTTTGGTGAGATAGATATTGTCGGATACGATGGAACGACTCTTGTTTTTTTTGAAGTGAAATATAGAAAAAATAATTTATTTGGTATGCCACAAGAGGCGATAGATAAAAAAAAGATAAAGAAAATATACCTTACAGCAAAGGAGTTTATAAGAAAAAATAGATTAGATAGTGAAAAGATACGATTTGATGCTATAATTTTTTTCAAAGATGATGTAGAATGGCTCAAGAATATTTTTTGGGGTGATGAACTTGGAATATAG
- a CDS encoding Na+/H+ antiporter NhaC family protein, whose translation MNTIIELLKLSPVAVLAALMFMGYDALIAAPIATVYAALVAGFVEKKKVNDIIEAVINNAKEMQVAFFILMVAYAMAEVFMSTGVGASIINLALNVGLTGRTVAVVGIVVTSVLSIATGTSWGTFAACAPIFLWLNHIVGGNIALTVGAIAGGACFGDNIGLISDTTIVSSGIQKVEVIKRIRHQGYWSGLVLLLGIVAFYIAGVSMGLPTTTGDAATAIGQIPEEVWTVLAEKRESAVTLLNQVKDGVPTYMIIPLVLVLIAAFKGLTTLLCLFIGIFSAYGLGLIAGTVENTGAFLDLLYSGFEGAGSWVIVMMMWVAAFGGIMKLMDAFRPLSNIVVKVSRNVRQLMFCNGLLSILGNAGLADEMAQIVTMGPIIREIVEKNVEGSEEDIETLRLRNATFSDALGVFGSQLIPWHVYIGFYLGIAQAVYPLYNFTAMDIIKYNFLALIAVSTILIATLTGLDRLIPRFGLPSEPKVRLKKSTQTSCVAEEA comes from the coding sequence ATGAACACAATAATTGAACTATTGAAATTAAGTCCAGTAGCAGTATTGGCAGCACTTATGTTTATGGGATATGACGCTCTTATAGCAGCACCTATAGCAACAGTTTATGCAGCACTTGTAGCAGGATTTGTAGAGAAGAAAAAAGTGAATGATATAATAGAGGCAGTAATAAATAATGCAAAAGAGATGCAAGTAGCATTCTTTATATTGATGGTAGCTTATGCAATGGCTGAAGTATTTATGTCAACTGGAGTAGGGGCTTCAATTATAAACTTAGCATTGAATGTTGGACTTACAGGAAGAACTGTAGCAGTTGTAGGAATAGTTGTTACATCAGTATTATCTATAGCAACAGGAACAAGCTGGGGAACATTTGCAGCGTGTGCACCGATATTTTTATGGCTTAACCATATTGTTGGTGGAAATATAGCTTTAACAGTTGGAGCGATAGCAGGAGGGGCATGTTTCGGAGATAATATAGGACTTATATCTGATACAACTATAGTTAGTTCTGGAATTCAAAAAGTTGAAGTTATAAAAAGAATTAGACATCAAGGATATTGGTCAGGATTAGTTTTACTTCTAGGAATAGTAGCATTCTATATTGCTGGAGTTTCGATGGGATTACCAACAACAACTGGGGATGCAGCAACAGCGATTGGTCAGATACCAGAAGAGGTTTGGACAGTTCTAGCTGAAAAGAGAGAGTCAGCAGTTACACTTTTAAATCAAGTTAAAGATGGTGTTCCAACATATATGATAATACCTTTAGTGCTTGTTTTAATAGCAGCTTTCAAAGGATTAACAACACTACTTTGTTTGTTTATTGGAATATTCTCAGCTTACGGATTGGGATTAATAGCTGGAACAGTTGAAAATACTGGAGCATTTTTAGATTTACTTTACTCTGGATTTGAAGGAGCGGGTTCTTGGGTAATTGTAATGATGATGTGGGTTGCAGCTTTCGGTGGAATAATGAAATTGATGGATGCATTTAGACCACTATCTAATATAGTAGTAAAAGTATCAAGAAATGTAAGACAATTAATGTTCTGTAATGGATTATTATCAATCTTAGGAAATGCAGGATTAGCTGATGAGATGGCACAAATAGTAACTATGGGACCAATCATTAGAGAGATTGTTGAGAAAAATGTAGAAGGTTCAGAAGAGGATATAGAAACATTAAGACTTAGAAATGCAACATTTAGTGATGCATTAGGAGTATTTGGATCTCAATTAATACCTTGGCATGTTTATATAGGATTCTACTTAGGAATTGCTCAAGCAGTTTATCCACTATACAACTTTACAGCTATGGATATTATTAAATATAACTTCTTAGCTTTAATAGCAGTTTCAACAATACTAATTGCAACATTGACAGGATTAGATAGATTGATACCAAGATTTGGATTACCAAGTGAACCAAAAGTAAGATTGAAAAAATCTACACAAACTAGCTGTGTAGCTGAAGAGGCATAG